DNA sequence from the Phyllopteryx taeniolatus isolate TA_2022b chromosome 14, UOR_Ptae_1.2, whole genome shotgun sequence genome:
TCGTTCTCCTTTTTTGTCTTGACACAGTTCCTCCTCATACCCTGCTGTCGTTCTTTCAAATGCTGCAAATGTTTCTTAATCACGCATTCAAGCAACGCTCTCAGCATTTCTACTGTACACCTTTACACACGGTACTCACACCACTTACACTCACACTTGATCTCTGCTTAGCGACATGTTGATAATAAATGCTCTCTATTTTAACAGTTAGCTCAATAAGCTCGCTTAGTTGAAAGGCTCCAACTTGCACCAAAGCGAGTCAAACACACGCATCCATATAATATCTGCCGTGTGTAAAGCCAGTGTGTTATTTCCTAATCTTGAcacaatcgattgattaccttcTAAAACGATTTTAAATCGATGTATTTCGTCCGGAAGGCCAACTTCCTGAACACAGATCGATGCAGTTGGATTGTTGGAATATAAAATCTATACATTGATGCACCAAATGAATCGGTACAGCCCTAATAATAATAGACCGACATAGTGGACAACTGGTTCACACATtcacctcacagttcagaggtcgtggATTCAAATTCAGGCTTCAACCTTCCTGAAttgaggttgcatgttctccctgtgcctctgtcagttttctccaggtactctagtttccttccacattccaaaaagatgcatggtaggtaactgaagtctctaaattgtcagttggtgtaaatggttgtttgtttatttgtgccctgagattggctggcgaccagtttaaggtgtaccctgcctcacaCACgaagtgacgataagcggtacagagaatggattgTTGAATATTATTATAACTGTATattacattctattcaattcCAGTTGTTTTCTGTCAGCTTGCAAAATAGCATGTGAAATAGATTAATTTGGTTAATATATGGAAAGTGTGATTGACTTGGAATAATTTTTTTGCGCATATACTTTATCATTAAAACTAAAGTCACACAATTGAAAGATCTTGTAATATGATAATTGTCTATACATGTCAATGAGTGGCCAATTAAAGGCTCAAATGTAAACACACGCTTCTaaccatattattattattccacttTTCTCCCTCTCAGACTCGATTTTTGGCCCCAAACTGGTGGAGGATCAATGTGAGCAAGGCAGCACATTAATAGAAGAAGTGAAGCAACTGAGTGTGTGCGGTTCCCTAATGGAGAGAGACAAAGTGAacatggagagagagaaagaagagatgTTGCCAGGCTGCCACCTTCCATCCAGCCCTTCTCCTCCACTTCCAAAGAGAAGCATCGAactataaaaaagaaaatcgtcACATGGCATGACCTTGATCTGCCCTCCGAGCCCTCACGTCACCTCCCCCTAAGTCTTTTGACGATGTCatctcatttgtttttcaattattttggtCTCTGTAGTGACGCTTAAGGAAATGCTTTTCTTGTCTGATCCTTTTGCTGTATATACTTTGTTTATACATAATAAGAACAAGCCTCTTATCATTACAACTTCAAAATGTAACCTGTCCCAATTGTTAATTATTCCACATTGCACcctggtgacaaaaaaaaatgacaaattgcactcaaaatgaaaatgtgacatAGTAAAattgatgagagagagagagagtgagtgagagagtgagagagagagtgagagagagagacagagagagcgagagagagaataaaatacaatttcatggtgCTGAGCTGCCATTTCCCTCGTCACAAGTGTTCCTGTCTATCTAAGCTTCTTTCTAGTAAACAACTTAACAATACAAATTGTCTCGTCCGCTCTCATTAATCCATCTTACCTTCCTGCCTACGTGCAATATCTGCACTGGTCATCTACAATGAGCTCATTTGTAAAAGCCAGAGGATTACTAAACATCAGtatttttaaacactattacattagatagatagatagatagatagatagatagatagatagatagatagatagatagatagatagatagatagatagatagatagatagatagatagatagatagatatctggtaatatgtatatttatcttttttaaatataatatagatcctttaaaatatattactataaaataattattgaaaTATAACCAGAAAGATCCACATGTTCTCCATCTGTACCTGGATAGAGCCTGCCAGCAGCACTGAAAGAACGACACTGTGATCTCTCTCCTCTTCCATCCGCCTCATCATAAATGCCTCTTATTCTGTGTTATGGTTTATCCCGAGGTGTTTCACAAGGTTTGTTGTTTTGCCACAATTCCTTACCGCTTTTGGACAAACATCACAAATCGTGTCCTGGCTGTTAGATGAGCTGAAATAGCTCCACTCATGACTCTGTTTACGTTCTGCCATCGTGTCTATACCTCTAAGGCTGAGTGACTGACTTACTGAGTAGCATGGCATGCTGCTTTGCATACACATTTCGCTTTtacccaaaagaaaaagaaagaaagaaaaagtagcTCCTACCAACTGCTTATTATTTAGACAGTACTGTATCTCAATAGTTTAGTTCCTTTcgactgtccatccattttcatttgcttatccggggtcgggtTGTGGGTGCAGCTACTTAAGCAGGAAGCCCAGACATCCTTCTCCCTCTCCTGCTCTCTACTTTTCACTGTGTTTCTGTAAATGATCTATAGAACATTACCCCAAATCATTAAAGTGTCAAAAGTGTTGATATTTTGTTTTGAGGATCGATTTTGGAGCATGAACATTTGGCATCTGATGTATTGCTGTTTCAGTATTGATCCGGACATCACTACCACCAGAGGAAAACAAATTATAACTATGGTTGCATTGTATAAAATGTTCTAATGAATCTGACAatcaaaacatgatttttttttcatttttgcagttatcaacaaaaacaaacaaaactgtgaCGTAAGAAAAACACACGTCATCTGTCTGACTGTAAACTCTGTGTCATAGTGAAAATGACCATCTGACCTTCAGAGCTTCAAGCTGTTCTAATCTACTTCTATGAGCTCAGCTCAACATGAAGACGCTAATGGGCTCAagcgtggggggaaaaaacacacaatatttCCTGTCATCTCTCAGCACATTTGGCCTGAAGTGAAGAGTATTTGTTCAAAACTCTGTTGGCACCATAATGGATTTCCTCACTGAAGGCCTGTGACGTTTTCTAGAGCCATGGAGCTGCCGGTAGACAGCTTAAAAGTCCGTTACAAAGAAGAAGACGGAGCGGTTTTGTTTGAGAGCTACATACCCCCCTCGAGGGACGCCATCCACCTGCCGACCTATGTGCTCTATCTGCTCATGGCCATTTTCATCGTGCTAGGTGTTCTCTACGCCATCATCGGTCACCTCATAAAGGACCTCATCCATGACTTTGCAGGTGTGTGGCTATGAATTATGTTAGTAGTGTTTCCCaccctttattgagccaaggcacgctttacattagaaaaatctatTCGCACACCACCAGCCAAAAGGGTAataaaaagtactgtatttttcacaGAAATAATAACGATCTCGTCTCAATATACTCACGAATGTACTTACACAGTGTGAAAAAAGCTACTGGTACTGTAAAAAAAGATTGTGAAATTTACAACAAAAAGCTGTAAAATCCTGACagaaaaaactgtaaataaaaaaacactgaaacagTGTTAAATTTAAACTCTTCTTTTGTAAATTACTTCACCAATGcaaattttaaagaaaaaatatgttaaaaaaatcatattgtTCTATAGAATTTATAGATAACTAGTTTGATTTAGGACCTGACCAatatggatttttcttttttttaggccaatgctgattccgatatttggcaaaaaaaaaaaatttaatgaataataataatactttggTCCCCTACGTATCCTGAATGTAATGGCAATTaatttctattctttttttcccatttgttcataaaatacatTCAGTATTTTGTGCAgaacacacaataaaataaattgaaaaatatttaaaaataaaatgaaacataaaTATCCAGTGGCCATAAAAAAATCCTGTGAAGCCATGTGgttcccagaatgcattgcaCCAAGCAATGTTGATTTATTGCTGTAATAAGGACTTTAATTCttgccatttgtgtgtgtttatgttaccaatAATttattgaatgtgtgtcttatttaaatgTCACATTTATGATTGATTTATGTtccactgtgttttttatgaaaCTGTGACTGGTGAAGCCCAACAGGTCATTTACTGTTATCAAAGACTGAAGAATTCCTGAGTAACAATATCTTTGCACAATTCTAGCTGAGTGTTATTCATTTGTAACATCAATGCTATTATTGTTTGacttattgtattatattgcaGTTAGTTAGAATGCCATTATCTTCGTATATTGTTGTAATGAGTTAgtgaaattaaagaaaaaatattgacaaaacGCTCCCATATTATTATTTCACATACTTAGTTTAATTAGCAGAGTGTTCATGTTAACTCTAAAGAAATGGAAATTTAATTTACcacttaaaaatgttatttttttggcaaACTTTAACAgttttttactgtaaaatgtaaagggCATTCTGTTAAGATGTTAAcatgtgtactgtatttatttacggGAAAATTCTGGTAACCTGTCTGCCAgattttttcagtattttttagAAGATTAAAAGATTTCTGGCAATTCAGCTGCCGGattttttctgtaaaaactatggatttttttttttttttacaattcacCGCAAAACACCTGATGATCACTCATGGCACATGTTTCTAGTTTTATGTACATAATTAACTATTTCAGTAAAATCCAAGTGGTAAGGTGTCAAAAATACATTAACAGCCAGGtatgtttattactgtggttgtagtttgcaaagACTGGATTCCTGACATTGGTCATTGGTGACTATAACTTGCAGATATCAACGTTATGTATTTCAGACTGGCTCTTGGGGGAGCAGCCTGAGGAGGTGGTGGTCAACTATTGTGAGGCCAAAGACAAATTTGTGGCCGACTGGTGTCCAGAAACCACGCCGGAGCTGCAGGAGATGGCCCGAGCTGAGGAGAGCAGGATGGCTGAGAAAGACTTTATGAAGTCGCCTCCTATCTGGATCATCTCTACGGAGCCTCGGGGCACTAGGACAGGGCCCCGTGTGGTCTTTGGGAAGAGGACTTAAAAAGAATGTGCTCTCAGAGACtggatatttaattttaatgacaaTTACAAAGTCATACATGCTTCTGATGCTGATGCTTTGGTCATAGGAGGACATCTAGTGTTTCTCATAGTCAGTACAGCTGGGAAAAAACCTTGCTAGGTCACTGCATTGTGAGAATCTGCAAATAACAATCACAATGATTCAGATATaatttatttggttgtttatACAATGAATGTCTGCTATAATGAAACCTTTAGCTAACTCATTGGTAGGGTTCTTTTAGagacatttttatgtttaagaGTGTAACAAACTACAAGTCCACAAGAGGAGGCCACCAACCTTGACTGTGACTTACTGGCCACGACATTGTGTCAACAAAGTAATGAGCTTCAATCCTTCCTTCACTCTCTTGACTGCTGCAGGCCCCCTTTGGAAATCATATCCTGTGATTCCATTCATCATTTACCACAATGTTAACAAGATTACTTGTTAAAAGTGAGCATTTTAATCCCATTTTCTTTCACTGACTTCAAACAGTGCCATAATCTTATTAACTTTTACTCACTCCTAACCcccctcactctctctctctctctctctctttctctccaaACCCTGCAATCAA
Encoded proteins:
- the LOC133489178 gene encoding uncharacterized protein LOC133489178, producing MELPVDSLKVRYKEEDGAVLFESYIPPSRDAIHLPTYVLYLLMAIFIVLGVLYAIIGHLIKDLIHDFADWLLGEQPEEVVVNYCEAKDKFVADWCPETTPELQEMARAEESRMAEKDFMKSPPIWIISTEPRGTRTGPRVVFGKRT